The bacterium HR11 genome includes a region encoding these proteins:
- the tal_1 gene encoding Transaldolase, with amino-acid sequence MKIFLDTANVDEIRRLAATGVIDGITTNPTLLAQQGGNPLEVLKEICAIVQGDVSAEVVATHHEEMIAEARRLAALDPHIVVKIPMTAEGLRAIRVLAREGIRVNTTLIFTPIQALLAAKAGAYIVSPFVGRLDDIAHRGMQVIRQTIAIFRHYQIRTQVLVASIRHPLHVLEAALLGADIATMPPKVFEQLLKHPLTDIGLERFLKDWQAAGYGRIL; translated from the coding sequence ATGAAGATCTTCTTAGACACGGCCAACGTCGATGAGATCCGACGCCTGGCGGCGACCGGCGTGATCGACGGGATCACGACGAACCCGACCCTGCTCGCCCAGCAGGGCGGGAACCCCCTGGAAGTCCTCAAGGAGATCTGCGCCATCGTCCAGGGGGACGTCAGCGCCGAAGTCGTGGCGACGCATCATGAGGAGATGATCGCCGAGGCCCGTCGGCTGGCCGCCCTGGACCCGCATATTGTCGTCAAGATCCCCATGACGGCCGAGGGCCTCCGGGCGATCCGGGTCCTCGCCCGGGAGGGCATTCGGGTCAACACGACCCTGATCTTCACGCCCATCCAGGCCCTCCTGGCCGCCAAGGCCGGGGCCTACATCGTCAGCCCCTTCGTGGGCCGGCTGGACGACATCGCCCACCGGGGGATGCAGGTCATTCGTCAGACGATAGCCATCTTCCGCCACTACCAAATTCGGACCCAGGTCCTGGTCGCCTCGATTCGGCATCCCCTCCACGTCCTGGAGGCGGCTCTCCTGGGGGCCGACATCGCCACGATGCCGCCGAAGGTCTTCGAACAGCTCTTGAAGCATCCCCTGACGGACATCGGGCTGGAACGATTTCTGAAAGACTGGCAGGCGGCCGGCTACGGGCGCATCTTGTAA